From Parus major isolate Abel chromosome 1A, Parus_major1.1, whole genome shotgun sequence, the proteins below share one genomic window:
- the OTOGL gene encoding otogelin-like protein isoform X5, whose translation MMHVKVGPRWKGKLAGLCGNFDKYTSNDLTTSNNMEVRNAQVFGDSWVLGQCKSPNETLRPCEVHQSKFPYAKKECSILYSDLFAPCRNVIDVTSFIKNCHTDTCNCNLGGDCECLCTSIAAYAHKCCQQGAVIHWRSPLLCAYDCEYYNQGLGEGPYILASFGMNDTIIGANVSSRRIFPLPRTGAHGNVIFSFMITPGLFKDKDLSLSLVSLESAERPNYFLYVHDNETIGLEQWQASASFQRRATFFHHRGLWSPGLSAFELHSKKGFFIILTSSSVKVEKYDDSEEFKHFSSFSIEELSASVPYRRMCEWRYESCANPCYKTCSDPEGIACKFLPLVEGCMPYCPKNMILDEVTLRCVYPEDCIPVTPTESEIGLKPSVLISHMGPSTERFPLTPSVFVTSGNKSTLISVTDKITMSANTASRGMNVSAQSITDFYSLEASNAATYSTFSLPSTVEPSDVLHSTASPTVLSKPIPSADFPILLQASAVTSHTALSNTSITLPITITTPTTLLSASPVPTHPALLTPASLVVVPFSLETSTTQLGAVRPSSALTALASKISLVTSELPAGIGRSRSPSVSHSKGAEILPEVSLSALWADKETFTRPVFLLGPQLTHSTSVSTLPVRTRSSINQTAVYPTLISALTSTAPQIPKVTRFSSSGTSVPQLIPVSYFRTAKPLSKTSLISLNDSSSASFSPKPFSSSVLTSRTVPEQTSPLKKGSISAALPIMTVSSPQVFSQIPKNTSSSPSATCTVSTSVCSLFTSLKSKAMTGVSVAPQSFYTVHSGAPTLLGNSTVFDRSVVSKASTENKHIMHTDFFSLSSISKKPMKSIMSTHFLLRTFVLPLNVTSITASELTEYPKSSDTELKTDSVAQSSGTFISKDPSFTRSLSLFTTLLSTSVPSYVTSQATSPLLIPTVSSTSSLTQNVSATQASVSSLDTQETSKIPILDIATSVDFSKFTLKISLSTNFSAPLKTSIVMPSLLMPTASEITLESQPSMPSPPPKITHISNVSLGKQSSSVSSSEEDGTVSAIPAGIITQSTTPMVTNATVNATSSKAPYLFAKILPSSSASLLVSSGTTLASRITTKTTDSFVVNLDFYMASASVPTIIETHKSVFTSAVTQASQSTRETPKTDIMKTTSTTSPLSQMKSTSYIASEVKYTTSFEKTVDISEDGQTSHEEKNATETTTKSSSPYLPVTAVQSLLFSRNTTSVKNISLSGVLDVMTSDRSKIPTQKPITPYFSVTEAAELQTRAVIDLSHSSGGMALPSSSETTAVADKAYFGTMMHTLISTSSECVPRYLEPVDKCSQYVCVNMGWMLYNLSRNCPKDVEKPDCGFRGMPVQVNTDSCCPEWECPCQCSVLSELSIITFDGNNIALCNMASYVLVKLPGEIIVAHIEKCPANQSANSIRKLVPPANTSGLCFKKLNVTTHTCQILINRLARKVVVDSVIQPLPFSKEGLSIQDTGAMYVVNTPAGISIKWAHVTGIIDIQYGLHSNTTRETEGLCGVCNGDPSDDLKMQNMTIITNMEEIEMFIKSWEIEKSLDVTTRRPVRNCTEDNCTYCMELLNRSIFIPCHKKVSPEEFCEKMWINSTNFWNYECDALSAYVALCNKHNICIRWRSPDYCSLSCPEGKEYQPCVQPCEAKTCLNKWFYEDSPCSYLREDCVCKNGTILHRTDSDLCIPEEKCTCTDNKGQPRSAGEIWNGSMRGCCMYSCLENGSIIAVEPECSEDPAPVCEREGEVLLHVIEERACCPKKVCECNMSLCDAIAPTCKPNEKLVVGYHPLSCCPQYRCECDPSVCFNASQPDCREDQFIVEAKQEDPCCFSHLCVCESCIEPVPLCNEGEILTVDLNTIHYCCPHYYCVCDENLCSEPPMICTDDMTPVKEKVLGQCCPEWHCECSCENASMLTCKLGEVKKIDSSVSSACGCTHYICEKDDVCIFQEVTVLSPGQSVIHYLDGDLCYTVQCLQEKDQNTGYNAMHFTMMNCSQQCEAHQVYIPSFSHHTCCGTCQNVSCSFQTENGTLTVYEEGSTWTSNCTNYKCVKTAAGAIVLGSSVVCPPFNDTECTKNGGIVQTYNDGCCKTCSGLGLLPFAISPVVPTDSINCEQGKKEERICQKMTIRTTIRKNDCISQSPVNVASCDGKCPSATIFNVNIDSHLRFCKCCREVGTRVLTVPLRCSGNGTEILYVLQEPIDCSCQWN comes from the exons ATGATGCATGTTAAAGTTGGACCTCGATGGAAG ggcAAACTGGCAGGCTTGTGTGGAAATTTTGACAAATATACTTCAAATGATCTGACTACATCAAACAACATGGAGGTGAGAAATGCACAGGTGTTTGGAGACAGCTGGGTATTAGGACAG TGCAAGAGCCCAAATGAAACACTGAGGCCATGTGAAGTACATCAGAGCAAGTTCCCTTATGCCAAAAAGGAATGCTCAATTTTATACAGTGATCTTTTTGCACCTTGTCGCAATGTG atTGATGTGACTTCTTTTATCAAAAATTGTCACACAGATACATGCAATTGCAATCTTGGTGGGGACTGTGAGTGTTTGTGTACCAGTATTGCAGCTTATGCCCACAAGTGCTGCCAGCAAGGAGCAGTGATTCACTGGCGATCTCCTTTGCTCTGTG cTTATGATTGTGAATATTACAACCAAG GTCTTGGTGAAGGACCCTATATTTTGGCAAGTTTTGGAATGAATGACACAATTATAGGGGCTAATGTATCCAGCAGAAGGATATTTCCCCTGCCTAGAACTGGAGCAcatggaaatgtaattttcagtttcatgaTAACTCCAGGTCTTTTCAAAGATAAAGATTTAT CTCTGTCTCTTGTTTCCCTTGAATCTGCTGAAAGACCAAACTATTTTCTGTATGTACATGACAATGAAACCATTGGGTTGGAGCAGTGGCAGGCAAGTGCCTCCTTTCAGAGACGAGCCACCTTCTTCCATCACCGTGGTCTCTGGAGTCCAGGGCTCAGTGCCTTCGAGCTGCACAgtaaaaaaggctttttcatCATTCTCACATCATCCAGTGTTAAAGTGGAAAAGTATGATGACTCAGAAGAATTCAAGCATTTCAGTAGTTTTAGTATTGAAG aACTCAGTGCTTCTGTGCCTTACAGAAGGATGTGTGAATGGCGATATGAATCTTGTGCTAATCCTTGTTATAAGACATGTAGTGATCCTGAAGGAATAGCATGtaaatttcttcctct GGTTGAAGGATGCATGCCATACTGTCCCAAAAACATGATCCTTGATGAGGTCACACTTAGATGTGTTTATCCAGAAGACT gcaTACCTGTGACACCTACAGAATCAGAAATTGGACTGAAACCTTCAGTGTTAATCTCTCACATGGGTCCTTCCACAGAGAGATTTCCTCTGACACCTTCTGTATTTGTTActtcaggaaataaatcaaCTCTCATCAGTGTGACAGACAAAATAACCATGAGTGCAAATACAGCTTCAAGGGGAATGAATGTGTCAGCACAGTCCATTACAGACTTTTATTCATTGGAAGCATCTAATGCAGCCACCTATTCAACATTTTCATTACCAAGTACAGTGGAGCCTTCTGATGTacttcacagcacagccagccctaCTGTCCTTTCCAAACCCATCCCTTCAGCAGATTTTCCAATTCTTCTTCAAGCCTCAGCAGTCACATCACATACTGCCCTCTCTAACACATCTATAACTTTACCCATTACAATAACAACTCCTACAACTCTGCTCAGTGCAAGTCCTGTTCCAACACATCCTGCATTATTAACACCTGCTTCCCTAGTGGTAGTTCCATTTTCACTTGAAACATCAACCACTCAGCTAGGAGCAGTTCGACCTTCCTCAGCACTAACAGCTTTAGCTTCCAAGATATCTCTTGTCACTtctgagctgcctgcagggatTGGGAGGAGTAGGAGTCCTTCAGTAAGTCATTCTAAGGGAGCAGAAATACTCCCTGAAGTGTCTTTGTCTGCCTTGTGGGCTGACAAAGAAACTTTCACAAGACCTGTGTTTCTTCTAGGTCCACAATTGACACACAGCACTTCTGTATCTACTTTGCCTGTTAGAACTAGGTCTAGCATTAATCAAACTGCAGTTTACCCAACACTCATTTCTGCACTGACTTCAACTGCTCCTCAAATTCCTAAGGTGACTAGATTTTCTAGCTCTGGCACAAGTGTTCCTCAATTAATCCCAGTTTCGTATTTCAGAACAGCAAAACCCTTGTCTAAAACCTCTCTGATATCATTAAATGATAGTTCTTCAGCCAGTTTTTCTCCAAAGccattttcatcttctgtgcTAACTTCAAGGACTGTTCCCGAGCAGACATCTCCATTAAAGAAGGGcagtatttctgctgctctgccaatAATGACGGTATCTTCACCTCAAGTTTTTTCTCAAATCCCTAAAAACACTTCTTCAAGTCCTTCTGCAACATGCACAGTATCTACATCAGTGTGTTCACTGTTTACCTCCCTGAAGTCCAAAGCTATGACAGGTGTCTCTGTTGCCCCTCAAAGTTTTTATACAGTGCATTCTGGTGCTCCCACTCTTCTAGGCAATTCAACAGTCTTTGATAGGTCTGTAGTGAGTAAAGCCTCAACAGAAAATAAGCATATAATGcacactgatttcttttcattgtcATCCATTTCTAAAAAGCCAATGAAATCCATTATGTCTACACACTTCCTCCTCAGAACATTTGTATTACCTTTAAATGTTACATCAATAACTGCTTCAGAACTTACAGAGTACCCAAAAAGTTCAGATACAGAATTGAAAACTGACTCTGTGGCTCAAAGTTCAGGTACTTTCATTTCTAAAGATCCTTCTTTTACAAGGTCATTATCTTTATTTACAACCTTGTTATCAACATCAGTACCATCTTATGTGACATCTCAGGCTACAAGTCCTTTATTGATTCCCACAGTCAGTAGCACATCATCACTGACACAAAATGTAAGTGCTACCCAAGCATCAGTTTCATCTCTAGATACACAAGAAACTTCAAAAATTCCAATTCTAGACATTGCAACTTCTGTGGATTTCTCTAAATTCACCTTAAAAATAAGTCTCTCTACCAACTTTTCAGCACCACTAAAAACATCCATTGTAATGCCCTCTTTACTAATGCCTACTGCCTCTGAAATCACTTTAGAAAGCCAGCCCTCTATGCCTTCACCTCCTCCTAAGATCACTCATATCTCTAATGTTTCTCTAGGAAAACAGAGTTCTTCAGTAAGTTCTTCAGAAGAAGATGGAACAGTATCAGCCATACCAGCTGGAATCATCACTCAATCCACTACACCAATGGTCACGAACGCAACAGTGAATGCTACATCCTCAAAAGCACCTTATCTTTTTGCAAAAATACTACCTAGTTCTTCTGCCAGTTTATTAGTTTCTTCAGGCACTACCCTAGCCTCTAGAATTACTACAAAAACCACTGATTCTTTTGTTGTCAATCTGGATTTTTATATGGCTTCAGCTTCAGTTCCTACCATCATAGAAACACACAAATCTGTATTTACAAGTGCAGTAACTCAAGCTTCACAGAGCACTAGAGAAACTCCAAAGACTGATATAATGAAAACAACTAGTACTACAAGTCCACTGTCACAGATGAAGAGTACCTCATACATAGCATCAGAAGTTAAATACACAACTTCATTTGAAAAAACTGTGGATATTTCAGAAGATGGTCAGACttcacatgaagaaaaaaatgctacagAGACAACCACAAAATCTTCCTCTCCTTATTTGCCAGTAACTGCAGTTCAGAGTCTGCTTTTTTCAAGAAATACAACCTCAGTAAAAAATATCTCCCTATCTGGAGTCCTGGATGTAATGACATCAGATAGGTCCAAAATCCCAACACAGAAACCCATTACACCTTATTTTAGTGTaacagaggctgcagagctgcaaacCAGAGCTGTAATAGATTTATCTCATTCTAGTGGTGGAATGGCTCTGCCTTCCTCTTCAGAAACAACAGCTGTAGCTGACAAGGCTTACTTTGGAACAATGATGCATACACTGATATCTACATCTTCTGAGTGTGTG CCAAGATACCTCGAACCTGTTGACAAATGTAGCCAGTATGTATGTGTTAATATGGGTTGGATGTTATACAATCTTTCAAGGAACTGCCCAAAGGATGTGGAGAAGCCAGATTGTGGTTTTAGAGGAATGCCTGTTCAAGTTAACACTGATAGCTGTTGTCCAGAATGGGAATGTCCCT GTCAGTGTTCTGTACTGTCTGAACTGAGTATTATTACGTTTGATGGAAATAACATAGCCCTCTGTAATATGGCTTCCTATGTTCTAGTCAAGTTACCAGGAGAAATTATTGTTGCTCATATTGAAAAATGTCCTGCTAATCAG agTGCAAATTCAATAAGAAAACTA gtgCCACCTGCAAACACTTCAGGGCTctgttttaagaaattaaatgtcaCAACACACACTTGTCAAATACTTATCAATCGTTTAGCAAGAAAA gTAGTCGTGGATTCTGTAATCCAGCCATTACCATTTTCAAAAGAAGGACTGAGTATTCAGGATACTGGTGCAATGTATGTTGTTAATACCCCAGCTGGTATTAGCATCAAGTGGGCTCATGTCACAGGCATCATAGATATACAGTACGGATTGCACTCTAACACAACGAGGGAGACAGAAGGACTTTGTG GGGTGTGTAATGGAGATCCTAGTGATGacctgaaaatgcaaaatatgacCATAATTACAAATATGGAGGAAATTGAAATGTTCATTAAGAGTTGGGAAATTGAGAAATCGCTTGATGTAACAACCAGGAGGCCAGTAAGAAACTGTACTGAAGATAATTGCACATACTGTATGGAGCTATtaaacagaagcattttcatCCCTTGTCACAAGAAA GTGTCACCAGAGGAATTTTGTGAGAAGATGTGGATCAACAGTACTAATTTTTGGAATTATGAGTGTGATGCACTTTCTGCATATGTGGCTTTATGCAACAAGCACAATATCTGCATTAGATGGAGGTCACCTGATTACTGTT CATTGAGCTGTCCCGAGGGCAAGGAATACCAGCCTTGTGTGCAGCCCTGTGAAGCCAAGACATGCTTAAATAAATGGTTCTATGAAGATTCTCCCTGTTCCTATTTAAGGGAAGACTGTGTGTGCAAAAACGGCACTATTCTGCATAGAACAGACTCTGACCTCTGTataccagaagaaaaatgta catgTACAGATAATAAAGGACAACCCCGCTCTGCTGGAGAGATCTGGAATGGGTCCATGAGAGGGTGCTGCATGTACAGCTGTTTAGAAAATGGAAGCATTATTGCTGTAGAACCTGAATGCAGTGAGGATCCAGCACCAGTCTGTGAAAGAGAAGGGGAAGTTCTACTCCATGTCATTGAAGAGAGAGCTTGCTGTCCAAAAAAAGTTTGTG AATGTAACATGTCATTGTGTGATGCCATTGCTCCAACATGCAAACCCAATGAAAAATTAGTGGTAGGCTACCACCCCTTGTCCTGCTGTCCACAGTACCGATGTG AGTGTGACCCCTCGGTTTGTTTTAATGCCTCCCAGCCTGACTGCAGAGAAGATCAATTTATTGTTGAAGCAAAACAGGAAGATCCCTGTTGTTTCTCTCATCTCTGTG tttgtGAATCCTGTATTGAGCCTGTTCCCTTGTGTAATGAAGGGGAAATTCTCACTGTAGACCTTAATACCATACACTACTGTTGTCCTCATTACTACTGTG TTTGTGATGAAAATCTTTGTTCTGAGCCTCCTATGATATGCACAGATGACATGACACCTGTGAAGGAAAAAGTACTTGGGCAATGTTGTCCAGAATGGCACTGTG AATGTAGTTGTGAAAATGCCTCTATGCTGACCTGTAAATTG ggggaagttaaaaaaatagatagCAGTGTTTCCAGTGCTTGTGGATGCACTCACTACATTTGTG agAAGGATGATGTGTGCATCTTCCAAGAGGTCACAGTACTGAGCCCTGGACAGTCAGTGATTCACTACTTAGATGGAGACCTTTGTTACACTGTACAGTGTTTACAAGAAAAAGATCAGAACACAGGCTACAATGCCATGCATTTCACAATGATGAACTGTTCCCAGCAATGTGAAGCT cacCAAGTATACATTCCTTCCTTCAGTCACCATACTTGTTGTGGTACGTGTCAAAACGTGTCCTGCTCTTTTCAAACAGAGAATGGAACGCTGACTGTGTATGAG GAAGGAAGCACCTGGACCTCCAACTGTACCAACTACAAATGTGTAAAGACTGCTGCAGGGGCTATTGTCCTGGGGTCAAGTGTTGTCTGTCCCCCGTTCAATGACACTGAGTGTACAAAG